In Chrysemys picta bellii isolate R12L10 chromosome 3, ASM1138683v2, whole genome shotgun sequence, a single genomic region encodes these proteins:
- the LOC135982692 gene encoding uncharacterized protein LOC135982692: MQSSPAVMAVQSGNRKRVPAWTDREVLDLIAVWGDESVLSELRSKRRNAKIYEKISKDMAERGYSRDATQCRVKIKELRQGYQKTKEANGRSGSHPQTSRFYEALHSILGAAATTTPPVTVDSEDGILSTAGSSDMLGDGEDEEGDEEGEAVGSSHNADFPDSQDLFITLTEIPYEASPAVTPDTESGEGSATPSATVSQPSLESHSQRLARIRRRKKRTREDMFSELMASSQAQAAQQTQWRENLTRMHQANMDREERWRQEDQQATQTLLGLLREQTDTLRRLVDVLQERRQEDRAPLQSISNRPPPPPSPIPTSPKVQRRRGGRVPAKSHSTPAESSSSRRLSFPKI, translated from the exons atgcagagctctccagcagtgatggccgtgcagtctgggaatagaaagagagtcccagcatggactgatcgtgaagtcttggatctcatcgctgtgtggggcgatgagtccgtgctttccgagctgcgatccaaaagaaggaatgcaaagatctacgagaagatctctaaagacatggcagagagaggatacagccgggatgcaacgcagtgccgcgtgaaaatcaaggagctgagacaaggctaccagaagaccaaagaggcaaacggacgctccggatcccatccccagacatcccgtttctacgaggcactgcattccatcctcggtgctgccgccaccactaccccaccagtgaccgtggactctgaggatgggatactgtccacggccggttcctcggacatgttaggggacggggaagatgaggaaggagatgaggagggcgaggcagtcggcagctctcacaacgctgatttccccgacagccaggatctcttcatcacccttacagagatcccctacgaagcgtccccagccgttaccccggacacagaatctggtgaaggatcagcca ccccgtctgcgactgtctcacaacctagcctggaatcacactcccagaggctagcgcggattaggcgtaggaagaagaggacacgggaggacatgttctctgagcttatggcctcttcccaagcccaggcagcacagcagacccagtggcgggagaacttgacccgaatgcaccaagccaacatggatcgggaggagaggtggcggcaggaagaccagcaggcgactcaaacgctgcttggactactgagggagcaaacggacacgctccggcgccttgtggatgttctgcaggaacggaggcaggaggacagagccccgctgcagtccatctctaaccgccctcccccgccaccaagtcccatacccacctcacccaaagtgcaaagaaggagaggcggcagagtccctgctaagtctcactccacccctgcagagagctctagtagcagaaggctctcatttcccaaaatttga